The DNA window CTGGCGCACCTGGCCACCCTGCGGCGGCAGCACGGCGCCGCCGCGCACGCGCAGCACGCGCCCGTCCGCGTCGAGCCGCACCACGTCGCGGCGGGCGGTATCGCGTGTCACGCCGAACAGCCGGCAGATGTCCTCGATGCCGATGCGGTAGTGCTGCCCGAGGTAATCGCAGATTGCGTCCAGCCGCCGCGTCTGCGACAGCGCGTTCAGCTCGTTCATCCTTGTTCGTCCATCTCTTCGCTCATCCGCGCGCTCATCGCGGCGCGTCCAGGTACTCGCGCAGCACGGCGGTCAACAGTTCGTGGTCTTCCTTCTGCGGCAGGCCCGAGACGGTGATCGTGCCGATCATGCCCGTGCCGCGCAGGAGCAGGGGAAAGGCGCCGCCGTGCGCCGCGTAGTCCGCGGCATCGGTGCCGCTGTCGGCCTCGAAGGTCTTGCCCTTGCTGCGGTACTGCGTGCCCACGTGCCACGAACTGCGGCCGTAGCGCTGGACCACGTTGTTCTTGCGGCGCACCCAGTGCGCGTTGTCCGGCGAGGTGCCGTCCATCGCGTGATGGAACAGCTGGTGCCCGTTGCGCGCGATGTCGACCGTGATGGCCTTGCCCTGCGCGCGTGCGCGCTCGACGAGCGCGGTGCCGAGCCGCAGCGCGTCGGCGTTGGAGAACGCCGTGAACTGCAACTGGGATTCCTCGAGGGCGAGTTCCTGCAACAGCGTGGCGTAATCATCCTGCATGGGGTTCTCCTCAGACGGCATCGATGGTGCGGCGTTCATGGTGGCTGCGCAGCGCGAGCTCGATCACCCGGATCACGTCCACCGCCTCCTGCGGCTTCACGGGCACTTCCTTGCCTTCGGCGATGGCCTCGTACATGCCCTGATAGAAGGATTCATAGGCCCCCGCGACGGTTTCCACGGTGCGCTGCGATCCGTCCACCGCCGTGACGGTGGCCCAGGCGTCGGGCGCATCGCGGCCCCAGCCGGCATCGCCGGGGCGCATGCCGGCCTTCAGGGCATCCTCCTGCGGATCGATGCCGTACTTGACGAAGCTGCCCTGCGTGCCGTGCACCTGGTAGCGCGGGCCGGGTGCGCGCACCAGCGCGCCGGCGTGCAGCACGGATTTCGTGGCGCCATGGTCCAGCACCAGCTCGAACGCATCCTCGACCTGGGCGCCGTCGCGCTGGATCGACAGGTGCGCGGTGACGGATTGCGGCATGCCGAACAGCTGCAGCGCCTGGTCGATCAGGTGCGAACCCAGGTCCCACAGCACGCCGGCACCGGGCTGCGCCTGTTCCTTCCAGCGCACCTTTACCTGCGGCGCATAGCGGTCGAAATGCGCGCGATACGTGTGGACTTCGCCCAGTTCGCCGGATTCGATCGACCGGCGCAGCGTCAGGAAATCGCCATCCCAGCGGCGGTTCTGGTAGACGCCGAGCTTCAGGCCTTTGGCCCTGGCGAGGGCGACCAGCTCGTCGCCCTCGGTGGACGACAGCACGAACGGCTTGTCCACGACCACGTGCTTGCCGGCTTCCAGCGCGGCCCTGGCCAGCGTGTAATGGCTGGCGTTCGGCGTGCACACCACGACCAGGGCAATGTCCGGGTCGTCCAGCATGGCTTGCGGCGTGTCGTCGCGCTGCACGCCGGGATAGGGCTGCAACGCGTCCGCTTGCGCGCTGCGACTGGCGATGCGGGCCAGGCGGAGGCCCGGCACCGCGGCAATCATCGGTGCGTGGAAAATGGCCCCGCCCAGGCCAAAGCCGATCAATCCTGTCGCATAACGCTGCATGTTTATCCTTTGTGAAAGTCGTATAAGTCAAATCGCTTACGGATTGTAAGCGATTTTAAGCGTTTGGTCTTGGAGGCGCCATCTGGACATTCATGCCGCTACCGGGTCCGGCGTACCGGAAATCGGGCCGGCCATGCCGACGCTGCAGGGTGCTTTCCTGAAAAGCATGATGGGAGTACGCTGCATGCAGTCGATCCCTGCGCGCGTGCGGGAACGCACCCGCGTTTGCCGGCGCGCCTGAAGGCGAAAGGAGGTCCGAATGCGTCGTCGCTCATTTATCGTGCTCGGCTGTGTTTTCATGTGCCCCGTTGCCCAAGCCGTCGCGCCCGTGGTTACGCTGGCGGTGCTGGTAAAAACCCTTGGGGAAGCGGGCGAGGCGATGTCGAAAGTCGTCAAGGGCATGCGCGATCTCGTGGAAGCCGGCACCGATTCCTACGGTTTTGTCGCTGCCGTGCGCGATCGCGACAGGCTGAAACGCCTTTCCGTGCAATTCGCGGGGCTGACGTCGGATTCCAACATGATGGTGCTCGATTCACTAACGCGCTATATCGCCCATGTCGAACGCGCACCTGGCGGGCGCAGCGACGCGCAGGCGCAACTGCTCTGGCGCAAGGCGGTCGACAATTTCAGGGTGGTGCTGCAAACCGTGCATGGCTTGCTGAAAGACCTGAATGAAGAGAAAAGCGATCTCGTTCTCCAGCCGGTCTTCCTGTCGCTGAACGACATCCTGCATTCCCGTTCGAGCATGCTCGCCGAGCTCGAAGCGTTGCCGCCGCCAACGTCCCGCGAGGATCTCCGCCTGCTCAAGGAAGCACGCGAAGCCTACAGGGTGCTCAGCGAACGAACCCGCGAGCTGATCGCGCAGCTGAATGCCTACATCTCGCGGATCGGCGATACCACCGCGCCTTGAGCGCCGGAAGGTCACTGCCTGGTCGGCATTTTCCGATGACATGGCCGCACTCTGGCAATTGGGCGTGCCGCCTTCCAGCGCCGGCGCGGGCAAGTTCGCCCGGACAGCAACAAAACAACATTGAAAACGTTTGATCAGCGGGCAAACAATCAACGCGTTGATAAAACCTCATCAATTTCACCAGCGACCGGTGCGTTTTTCGCCAATCCACGCATTTCTGGTCGAGCCAAATCTATACTGGCCTGACCAATATGACCTTGAAGAGGCGAAAAAATGGAGACACGATTTACAGGATTCCCGCGCGCGAGACGACCAGCCGGCACAGTGTTCGGCATGCTGGCCGCGGCACTGCTCATGCAGGGATGCGGCGGCGAGGCAGGCATGGACCCGGCGACCGGGCCGACAGCTGCCGCGAAGGCGGCGGGCGCCGAGCCGCGCACCCTGTCACAGCAAGCCGCGGCAGCGCCACGGGGGCTTGCCGCGGCAGCCACCGGCTGGGCGTCGCAGGGCGCGGGCACCACGGGCGGCGCCGGCGCCCCGGACAGCAATGTCTACGTGGTGCGCAACTGGGCCGAGCTCAATGCCGCGCTGGCCAATGCCAACAGCCCGACCTACGCCGCCAATCCCGCCGCGGCCAAGCTGGAACCGAAGATCATCCGCATCGCCGGCACCATCTACGGCACCGACCTGGGCAACGGCCAGCTGGCCGACGAGGCGTACTACAAGTCGACCAACACGACGGCCGCGAAGTGGGACTTCAAGCTGTACCTGCAAAGCCTGGACACGGCCTTCATGGCCGACCTGGCGAGCCGCGTGGCGCAGGGCGATCCGGAGGCGATTGCCCTGCGCGCGCGCATCTCGGCGCTGAGCTCCGCGCGCACCACGCTGCGCCGGCTGCAAAAGACGCAGATCCAGTCCATCGTGCCCTCCAATACGACGATCGTCGGCGTGGGGCGCGACGCCCGGCTGGTCGACGGCTATTTCTCGATCAACGCCACCAGCAACATCATCATCCGCAACCTGGAACTGCAGGCGCCGGCGGATCTCACGCCGAGCTGGGATGGCAAGGGCAGCTGGGATTCCAGCTTCAAGGCGATCTCGGTGGTGACGGGCAGGCAGCTGTGGATCGACCATTGCACGCTGACCGACCGTGAACAGGCCGAGGAAATCGTGACGATCAATGGCGTCACGTCGCGCGTCAACCGCTTCGACGGGCTGATCGACATCGAGGACAGCAGCGACTACGTCACCATCTCGTACAACGTGTTCAAGGACCACGACAAGACGAACATGGTGGGCGGTTCGGGCGACCAGAACGGCGTGAAGGAACGCGAGTTCAACCGCCTGACCTTCCACAACAACGTGTGGCACAACATCACGCAGCGCGCGCCGCGCGCCCGCTTCGGCCGCATCCACGTCTACAACAACTACTACCGCGGCGACACGGGCGCGGGCGATTATCGCCTGGCCTACTTCATCGGCATGGGCGCGGAATCGAAGATCCTGTCCGAGTCGAACGCGTTCGAGATCACCGGCCCGAACACGGGTTCCTACGCATCGAAGGTGGTGGCGAACCTGAATGGCTACCAGTTCAAGGACGTGGGTTCGTGGATCAACGGCGTGGCGGCTTCCGCCGAGATCGATGCCGCGGCGCGGGCGGCACTGGAATCGAACTGGGCCAACGTGCTTGCCGCCGCCTCGAAAAGCGGCTTCACGGTCGGGCCTTATACCAATGAGCTGGGCTGGACGCCCACCTACAGCTACCGCCCGGGCGCATCGTTCCACGCGGTCAAGGCGCACAACCTGGCCATGGCCGGCGCGGGCAGGATGGCGATCGATGGCGCGAACCCCGACGTGACGTCCAGTTTCTCGCAGTAGTCCCCGGGCCTCTGACGAACCGCCTGGCGTGGGGCCTGGGCGCGCTGGCCCAGCCCACCTGCCAAGTAACGTTGGACACGCGCAGCTTTACCGGCCAGGCGCTGCTGGACCTCACGGAGCTGGCCGCGCCACCTGTCCACTTCAGAACCGCAGGCGTGCCCCGAAGTAGGCCGACCGGGGCTCGCCGCCGGACAGGATCGCGGCGTTCGGGGCGGCCATAGCGCGCACGCCATGACGGGCGATGTACTCGCGGTCGGCAAGGTTGCGCAGCTCGAGGTAGACATCCACCTGCTTGTTGCTGAACCCGGCACGCAGGCCCCACAGCGCGTAGTGGTCGATCGCGTACGTATTGTGGAAATCGGCGTAGCGTTTGCCGATGACGTCGAAGGTCGGGCCGGCATACAGGCCGCCCACGTGGCGATACAGCAGTTCGCCGCGCACGGCATGGCGCGGCGCGGCGGGCAGCCGCTTGTCGCCATACAGCGCGTCGTCATCGAAACGGAAGCGGTTCAGCAGCACGCTGAGCCGCGGTTCGATGCGGTGCGCACCCACCCGGTCCAGCGTGAAGCGCGCACCCAGCGCCGCTTCCACACCGGCATGGATGGTGGCGT is part of the Pseudoduganella lutea genome and encodes:
- a CDS encoding heme-degrading domain-containing protein — encoded protein: MQDDYATLLQELALEESQLQFTAFSNADALRLGTALVERARAQGKAITVDIARNGHQLFHHAMDGTSPDNAHWVRRKNNVVQRYGRSSWHVGTQYRSKGKTFEADSGTDAADYAAHGGAFPLLLRGTGMIGTITVSGLPQKEDHELLTAVLREYLDAPR
- a CDS encoding oxidoreductase; the protein is MQRYATGLIGFGLGGAIFHAPMIAAVPGLRLARIASRSAQADALQPYPGVQRDDTPQAMLDDPDIALVVVCTPNASHYTLARAALEAGKHVVVDKPFVLSSTEGDELVALARAKGLKLGVYQNRRWDGDFLTLRRSIESGELGEVHTYRAHFDRYAPQVKVRWKEQAQPGAGVLWDLGSHLIDQALQLFGMPQSVTAHLSIQRDGAQVEDAFELVLDHGATKSVLHAGALVRAPGPRYQVHGTQGSFVKYGIDPQEDALKAGMRPGDAGWGRDAPDAWATVTAVDGSQRTVETVAGAYESFYQGMYEAIAEGKEVPVKPQEAVDVIRVIELALRSHHERRTIDAV
- a CDS encoding pectate lyase family protein, which codes for METRFTGFPRARRPAGTVFGMLAAALLMQGCGGEAGMDPATGPTAAAKAAGAEPRTLSQQAAAAPRGLAAAATGWASQGAGTTGGAGAPDSNVYVVRNWAELNAALANANSPTYAANPAAAKLEPKIIRIAGTIYGTDLGNGQLADEAYYKSTNTTAAKWDFKLYLQSLDTAFMADLASRVAQGDPEAIALRARISALSSARTTLRRLQKTQIQSIVPSNTTIVGVGRDARLVDGYFSINATSNIIIRNLELQAPADLTPSWDGKGSWDSSFKAISVVTGRQLWIDHCTLTDREQAEEIVTINGVTSRVNRFDGLIDIEDSSDYVTISYNVFKDHDKTNMVGGSGDQNGVKEREFNRLTFHNNVWHNITQRAPRARFGRIHVYNNYYRGDTGAGDYRLAYFIGMGAESKILSESNAFEITGPNTGSYASKVVANLNGYQFKDVGSWINGVAASAEIDAAARAALESNWANVLAAASKSGFTVGPYTNELGWTPTYSYRPGASFHAVKAHNLAMAGAGRMAIDGANPDVTSSFSQ